From a single Endozoicomonas euniceicola genomic region:
- the xerC gene encoding tyrosine recombinase XerC, producing the protein MSSQRCPLQKDIDAFLDYLKFEKNSSRHTLAAYRRDLKKLSDWLTSQTISVWSDISEKRLRLWLAQQHENGLQSKSLQRLLSSVRSLFRYLNRQGIVEDNPAKRLSAPKASRKLPVTLDTDQMDALLRTCDNDPLTLRDQAMLELFYSSGLRLSELVGLNLGSFEEDYQRVRVLGKGSKQRIVPVGRKARAAIRLWLSARAMLPVKDEQALFLSQRGERISQRQVQNRVKQQAREQGMPTSVHPHMLRHSFASHLLESSGDLRAVQELLGHSDISTTQIYTHLDFQHLADVYDKAHPRARRKKDKD; encoded by the coding sequence ATGTCGTCTCAGCGCTGCCCTTTACAGAAAGATATAGATGCCTTTTTAGATTATCTGAAATTTGAGAAAAACAGCTCCCGGCATACGCTGGCAGCCTACCGTCGTGACCTGAAGAAACTCTCGGACTGGCTGACGTCACAAACGATCAGCGTATGGTCTGATATTTCTGAAAAGCGTCTCAGGCTCTGGCTTGCGCAACAGCATGAAAACGGTTTGCAGAGCAAAAGCCTGCAACGGTTGCTGTCGTCGGTACGCAGCCTGTTTCGATATCTCAACCGACAGGGAATTGTTGAAGATAACCCTGCCAAACGCCTGTCTGCCCCCAAAGCCTCAAGAAAACTGCCCGTCACCCTCGATACCGATCAGATGGATGCGTTGCTGAGGACTTGTGATAACGACCCGCTGACTTTAAGGGATCAGGCCATGCTGGAGCTGTTTTATTCTTCAGGGCTGCGGTTGTCTGAACTGGTAGGGCTGAACCTTGGCAGTTTTGAAGAGGATTACCAGAGGGTCAGAGTGCTGGGTAAGGGCAGTAAACAGCGAATCGTACCCGTAGGACGCAAAGCCAGGGCCGCCATTCGGTTATGGCTGTCTGCCAGGGCGATGCTGCCGGTGAAAGACGAACAGGCTTTGTTTCTGTCGCAGCGGGGCGAACGGATCAGCCAGCGACAGGTGCAGAACCGGGTCAAACAACAGGCACGGGAACAGGGCATGCCGACGTCTGTTCATCCCCACATGTTAAGACACTCTTTTGCCAGCCATCTACTGGAGTCCAGTGGCGACCTGAGAGCGGTTCAGGAACTACTGGGACACAGCGATATTTCCACCACCCAGATTTATACCCACCTGGATTTTCAGCATCTGGCGGATGTATACGACAAGGCGCATCCAAGAGCCCGGCGTAAAAAAGATAAAGATTGA
- a CDS encoding ABC transporter ATP-binding protein, whose protein sequence is MFDVIIKDASLSYDKKPVFEGLNLTLKGGQWTCLLGGSGVGKTSLLRFIAGLNASSRDASVSGTALCQDGVELNQRIAWMAQQDLLLPWFSVLDNVTLGQRLRSSVFRRQKISPEHLKKAKDILSRVGLSDKEQELPQNLSGGQRQRVALARTLMENRPVVLMDEPFGALDAITRLNLQDLACELLHNRTVLLITHDPLEALRLGHQVYHLQGHPARLTDPIIPPEAIPRSLDDSQLMSLHGQLLERLRHEEAAL, encoded by the coding sequence ATGTTTGACGTTATTATTAAAGATGCCTCACTGTCGTACGACAAAAAACCTGTTTTTGAAGGACTGAATCTAACCCTCAAAGGCGGGCAGTGGACCTGCCTGCTTGGAGGCAGCGGTGTTGGCAAAACCAGCCTGCTGCGGTTTATTGCCGGCCTGAACGCCAGTAGCCGGGACGCTTCCGTTTCAGGTACTGCCCTGTGTCAGGATGGTGTTGAGCTGAACCAGCGCATCGCCTGGATGGCACAGCAAGACCTGTTGCTGCCCTGGTTTTCGGTTCTGGACAATGTCACCCTTGGACAGCGTCTGCGTAGCTCGGTATTCCGTCGCCAGAAAATATCGCCTGAACATCTGAAAAAAGCGAAGGATATACTCAGCCGGGTAGGTCTCAGTGATAAGGAGCAGGAGCTGCCACAGAACCTTTCCGGAGGTCAGCGACAACGGGTAGCCCTGGCACGCACACTCATGGAAAACCGCCCGGTGGTGTTGATGGATGAACCCTTTGGCGCTCTGGATGCCATTACCCGGCTAAACCTTCAGGATCTTGCCTGCGAACTGCTGCATAACCGCACAGTACTGCTGATCACCCACGACCCCCTGGAAGCTCTGCGCCTGGGGCATCAGGTTTACCACCTGCAAGGACACCCTGCCCGGTTGACTGACCCCATTATTCCTCCCGAAGCAATACCCCGTTCACTGGACGACAGTCAGCTGATGTCCCTGCATGGTCAGTTGCTGGAGCGACTACGTCATGAGGAGGCTGCCTTATGA
- a CDS encoding NEL domain-containing protein, giving the protein MHTGSSNSLLPQARSLQQAFPETTTASGYEQPPTNSCSISMPDQEGKRLPAAEGAGAFSPCRDHKVTPSAPAAIYVNPNHSSAGEQAFQAFLQRHGDMISSDVEDDIPLSPDINGTQILSAEEFKDILLSGKAFASDVCYVVQSDIDLSGNTWFKTLPDNLIVLGELNLEDCYTLRSFSKNLFVQKDCRITGCFNLEALGERLIVLEDFEACECTGLTSQTASLFVRGNIDMAGCSGLKTWTGKTQCNGSINLTGCSRLECLEQIDVEGDINLSSCYQLRGLPESVEAFKAGGDIVLSGCKRISPLPEHIITPGDGSDESERYITLNDWSNVQHRYSKDQNRNKNIIFDCQPLDDAPDETFADFAEAFGFWSRSAQSGQEAPGINHLEDFDRGTLVEFMEHLTRTADYRKSSHSGLLARRVLNILPLISGASDAETRQRALDIMYYAVNSCGDRVTLALHDLEALTQLIQSEKRAQECNDPDELKSIARQMMYIGKIREYACKLANENDLDDVEVELTLHLAFQNEFNLPGRTQDIESAYCFELDEKRRKEIREAIENECTEKALEAYLQNWPTWQQFERRQNIPAFDQLPVTYVTKVRECCDLTSEETSETTEMVLLPEPEDIQVTYKALYKSYLLDGKNPYTQKALDWSKVKKIQSGSGAV; this is encoded by the coding sequence ATGCATACGGGAAGTAGCAATTCTTTATTACCACAGGCGCGATCCTTACAGCAGGCATTCCCAGAGACAACAACCGCTTCAGGTTATGAGCAGCCCCCAACCAATAGTTGTTCTATTTCGATGCCGGATCAGGAGGGGAAGAGGTTACCTGCTGCTGAAGGGGCTGGTGCTTTTAGCCCCTGCCGGGATCATAAAGTGACTCCCTCGGCGCCTGCGGCTATTTATGTAAACCCAAATCATTCTTCTGCGGGGGAACAGGCTTTTCAGGCTTTCCTGCAACGGCATGGCGACATGATCTCATCAGACGTTGAAGATGACATCCCATTGTCTCCAGACATTAACGGTACTCAGATTCTTTCTGCTGAAGAGTTTAAAGACATACTTTTAAGTGGAAAGGCTTTTGCTTCGGATGTCTGTTATGTGGTGCAAAGTGATATTGATCTGTCTGGCAATACATGGTTTAAAACCCTGCCCGACAACCTCATTGTTTTGGGTGAGCTGAATCTTGAAGATTGTTACACACTCAGGAGTTTCTCTAAAAATCTATTCGTTCAGAAAGACTGCAGGATAACGGGTTGTTTCAATCTTGAGGCTCTGGGTGAAAGGCTTATTGTTCTGGAAGATTTTGAGGCCTGTGAGTGTACCGGGCTAACCAGCCAGACAGCGAGTCTGTTTGTCCGTGGGAATATTGATATGGCAGGCTGTAGCGGCCTGAAAACCTGGACAGGCAAAACGCAATGTAATGGTAGTATCAATCTGACAGGCTGCTCAAGATTGGAATGCCTGGAGCAGATTGACGTTGAGGGTGATATTAATTTATCGAGCTGCTATCAACTTCGGGGGCTGCCTGAGAGTGTGGAAGCTTTTAAAGCGGGTGGCGATATTGTCTTGTCAGGCTGTAAACGCATTTCTCCCCTGCCAGAACACATTATCACGCCGGGCGACGGGAGTGATGAGAGTGAGCGGTATATAACATTAAACGACTGGAGCAATGTTCAGCACCGTTACAGCAAGGATCAGAATCGCAACAAGAACATAATTTTTGATTGTCAGCCACTGGACGATGCGCCGGATGAAACGTTTGCTGACTTTGCCGAAGCGTTTGGTTTCTGGAGCAGGAGTGCGCAGTCCGGGCAAGAGGCACCCGGTATTAATCATCTTGAGGATTTCGACAGAGGCACTCTGGTTGAATTCATGGAACACCTTACCCGGACCGCTGACTATCGAAAGTCATCCCATTCTGGTCTTCTGGCGCGGAGGGTGTTGAACATCCTTCCCCTTATCTCCGGGGCTTCAGACGCTGAAACAAGGCAGCGAGCCCTTGATATAATGTACTACGCTGTCAACTCCTGCGGTGACCGGGTTACTCTTGCGCTGCATGACCTTGAGGCTTTAACTCAGTTGATTCAGTCTGAAAAACGAGCACAGGAATGCAATGATCCCGACGAGTTAAAATCCATAGCCCGACAAATGATGTACATAGGCAAGATCAGGGAGTATGCCTGCAAGCTTGCGAACGAAAATGATCTGGATGACGTTGAGGTTGAGCTGACGCTACATCTCGCTTTTCAGAATGAGTTCAACCTGCCCGGGCGGACGCAGGACATTGAGTCAGCCTATTGTTTTGAGCTGGATGAAAAGCGCAGAAAAGAGATACGGGAAGCCATTGAGAATGAGTGTACGGAAAAGGCACTTGAGGCGTATCTGCAAAACTGGCCGACCTGGCAACAGTTTGAGCGCAGACAGAACATCCCTGCCTTTGATCAACTTCCTGTCACGTATGTCACAAAAGTCAGGGAGTGCTGTGATTTAACCAGTGAAGAAACGTCAGAAACGACAGAGATGGTGTTGTTGCCAGAACCTGAGGATATTCAGGTTACTTACAAAGCCCTTTACAAGAGTTACCTGCTTGATGGCAAGAATCCTTATACCCAAAAAGCACTGGACTGGAGCAAGGTTAAGAAAATTCAGTCCGGATCAGGGGCGGTATAA
- a CDS encoding SLC13 family permease: MTTATSAFTRSAPGLSYWVSLFTGPIILFLTIITPPPQGMTQEAWYMVGVATLMAVWWVSEVVPIPVTALTPIVVVPLLGIASIREVTAPFANPTIYLFFGGFMLGVAMERWNLHKRIALRIMLATGVKPSRQVAGFMVATAFLSMWVSNTATSAMMLPIGLSVAAMMSGSEENKARFAKMLLLAIAYSASIGGLATLIGTPPNALLAAFLNQTYNIDIGFAQWMMVGLPISFMMLVATWLWLTKVSFKIDDTESPDARKVLKGQLDELGPITRGEKTIGIIFALTALAWIFRPLLKGYIPGLSDAGIAIAAAISLFIVPVNRDERIYVLTWDKAREIPWGVLLLFGGGLTLAALIKSTGLASWIADAMSIVGGLPILLVVAFVVTVIIFLTELTSNTATAAGFLPLMGALGVSLGIDPVLLTVPAALAASCAFMMPVATPPNAIVFGSGKLEIVDMIKAGFALNIIGIILVTLTGYYLASTVLIQ; this comes from the coding sequence ATGACAACAGCCACTTCTGCCTTCACCCGCAGTGCACCCGGATTGTCCTACTGGGTATCTCTCTTTACTGGCCCGATTATTCTTTTTCTCACCATTATCACACCGCCACCCCAGGGAATGACCCAGGAAGCCTGGTATATGGTAGGCGTCGCCACCTTAATGGCAGTCTGGTGGGTCTCGGAAGTGGTGCCTATACCAGTGACAGCCCTGACCCCCATTGTTGTGGTGCCACTGCTGGGCATTGCCAGCATTCGGGAAGTGACTGCCCCCTTTGCCAACCCAACCATCTATCTGTTCTTCGGTGGTTTTATGCTGGGCGTGGCAATGGAGCGCTGGAATCTGCATAAACGTATCGCACTGAGAATCATGCTCGCTACCGGGGTGAAGCCAAGCCGTCAGGTGGCTGGCTTTATGGTGGCAACCGCTTTCCTGAGTATGTGGGTATCCAATACCGCTACCAGCGCCATGATGCTGCCTATCGGCTTGTCGGTGGCTGCAATGATGAGCGGCTCCGAAGAGAACAAGGCGCGTTTCGCCAAAATGCTGTTGCTGGCCATTGCCTATAGTGCCAGCATTGGCGGACTGGCTACCCTGATCGGTACGCCACCCAACGCTTTGCTGGCGGCTTTCCTGAATCAAACCTACAACATTGATATTGGTTTTGCCCAGTGGATGATGGTGGGACTTCCCATTTCTTTTATGATGCTCGTAGCCACCTGGCTCTGGCTGACCAAAGTCAGCTTCAAAATAGACGACACCGAAAGTCCTGATGCGCGCAAAGTACTTAAAGGACAACTGGACGAACTGGGACCGATAACCCGTGGTGAAAAAACCATCGGCATTATCTTTGCCCTGACCGCTCTGGCATGGATTTTCCGTCCACTGCTGAAAGGTTATATTCCGGGTCTGTCCGATGCGGGGATTGCGATTGCAGCGGCTATCAGCCTGTTTATCGTTCCGGTCAACCGGGATGAGCGCATTTATGTCCTGACCTGGGACAAAGCCCGTGAAATCCCCTGGGGCGTATTGCTGTTGTTTGGCGGTGGCTTAACACTGGCAGCCCTGATCAAGTCTACCGGTCTGGCAAGCTGGATTGCCGATGCCATGAGCATTGTTGGCGGCCTGCCGATTCTGCTGGTGGTGGCTTTTGTGGTTACCGTGATTATTTTCCTGACCGAATTGACCAGCAACACGGCCACAGCCGCAGGCTTCCTGCCTTTAATGGGGGCTTTGGGCGTGTCCCTGGGCATAGACCCGGTTCTGTTGACAGTGCCTGCCGCCCTGGCAGCCAGCTGTGCCTTTATGATGCCGGTGGCAACGCCACCTAACGCTATTGTTTTCGGTTCGGGCAAGCTGGAAATTGTCGATATGATCAAGGCCGGGTTTGCCCTGAATATTATTGGCATTATTCTGGTGACACTGACGGGCTATTACCTTGCCTCCACGGTACTGATTCAATAA
- a CDS encoding DUF484 family protein, whose product MSDSATPESSATTSTLARKGAREKPPAELMPAEVADYLQQNPDFFMEQDELLMSLSLPHQRGSAISLYERQLALLRDRNDDLKQRLNRLVRVANDNDRLFDNSRRLVLALIESNDLEQVTETLRDGLENDFGVEFHALILFNKQPVDSPVRTANPDVANSVLGELLVSLNGGQKVACGRMAEKELEFLFPNDHPAIGSVALSPLNFPDSVGVLALGSRDENHFRAAMGNLFLGYLSDVLCRVLSRFL is encoded by the coding sequence ATGAGCGATTCAGCCACTCCGGAGTCCAGCGCCACCACTTCCACTCTTGCCCGTAAGGGTGCCCGTGAGAAGCCGCCTGCTGAACTGATGCCAGCGGAAGTGGCTGACTACCTGCAGCAGAACCCTGACTTTTTTATGGAGCAGGACGAACTGTTGATGTCATTAAGCCTGCCTCATCAACGCGGTTCTGCCATATCCCTTTATGAACGACAGCTGGCGCTGCTGCGTGATCGTAACGATGATCTGAAACAGCGTCTGAACCGTCTTGTCCGTGTGGCTAACGACAATGACCGTTTGTTTGACAACTCCCGCCGACTGGTTCTGGCTTTAATCGAGAGCAACGATCTGGAGCAGGTGACGGAAACGCTTCGTGACGGCCTGGAAAACGACTTCGGCGTGGAGTTTCACGCCCTTATTCTTTTCAACAAACAACCGGTCGATAGTCCGGTTCGCACTGCAAACCCGGATGTTGCCAATTCTGTACTGGGTGAGCTGCTGGTCAGCCTGAATGGTGGTCAGAAAGTGGCGTGTGGCCGTATGGCGGAGAAAGAGCTGGAGTTTCTGTTCCCGAACGATCATCCGGCTATCGGTTCTGTCGCCCTGTCGCCACTGAATTTCCCCGACTCTGTTGGTGTACTGGCGCTGGGCAGTCGGGATGAAAATCACTTCAGGGCTGCTATGGGTAATCTGTTTCTGGGTTATTTAAGCGATGTTCTCTGTCGTGTATTGAGCCGGTTTCTCTGA
- the udp gene encoding uridine phosphorylase — translation MPANNVFHLGITRDQLQGAELAIVPGDPARVERIASQMDNPKFLHSVREYTSWLAELNGKPVVVCSTGIGGPSTSIAVEELAQLGVTTFLRVGTTGAIQESIEPGSLIVTNASVRLDGASTHFAPMEFPAVSSFECTEALVSAVRSESADYQVGITASSDTFYPGQERYDTVTGHVIRRFRGSMEEWQALGVLNYEMESATLLTMCAASGLKAGCVAAVIVNRTRQEIPDESKIAEAEARAVRVVVKAAGLLLSRE, via the coding sequence ATGCCTGCAAATAACGTTTTTCACCTTGGAATTACCCGCGACCAGTTGCAGGGTGCAGAGTTAGCCATTGTTCCCGGTGATCCGGCAAGAGTTGAGCGCATTGCCAGCCAGATGGATAACCCGAAGTTTCTTCACAGCGTGCGAGAATACACCTCCTGGCTGGCCGAACTGAATGGTAAGCCGGTTGTCGTCTGTTCCACTGGCATTGGTGGGCCATCAACGTCTATTGCCGTAGAAGAACTGGCTCAGCTGGGTGTTACAACGTTTCTGCGGGTGGGGACAACAGGGGCGATTCAGGAATCTATCGAGCCCGGAAGTCTTATTGTCACCAATGCCTCTGTTCGTCTCGATGGTGCCAGCACACATTTTGCGCCGATGGAATTTCCGGCGGTTTCCTCGTTTGAATGTACCGAAGCCCTGGTGTCTGCCGTTCGTTCAGAGTCTGCTGATTACCAGGTGGGAATAACCGCTTCCTCCGATACCTTTTATCCGGGGCAGGAGCGTTACGACACCGTTACCGGGCATGTTATCCGGCGTTTCCGTGGGTCCATGGAAGAGTGGCAGGCGCTGGGTGTCCTGAACTATGAAATGGAGTCGGCAACGCTGCTGACCATGTGTGCCGCCTCAGGGCTGAAAGCCGGTTGCGTAGCCGCTGTGATCGTAAACCGGACACGTCAGGAAATTCCTGATGAATCAAAAATTGCAGAGGCAGAAGCCAGGGCGGTCAGAGTGGTGGTGAAGGCGGCTGGCCTGCTATTAAGCAGAGAGTAG
- the thiD gene encoding bifunctional hydroxymethylpyrimidine kinase/phosphomethylpyrimidine kinase, protein MITDKTLSTPIALTIAGSDSGGGAGIQADLKTFSALGAYGCSVITALTAQNTRGVQGIFDVDPAFIKQQLDSVLSDLDVKAVKVGMLSQPEVIETVAERIEHYQVKRLVVDPVMVATSGDALLQQDAIQTLKEVLIPKASLITPNLPEAAVLLGQDKPESTQQMLDMIEPLLKLGAKAVLLKGGHLTGNQIERGKAVDFYHDGQSLHRLESPWTETGNTHGTGCTLSSAITALIAQGFSMGEAVQGGKEYIAAAIAKADDLNIGQGQGPVHHFYRNW, encoded by the coding sequence ATGATAACTGATAAAACCCTTTCCACTCCCATTGCTCTGACCATTGCCGGATCAGACAGCGGTGGCGGTGCCGGCATCCAGGCTGACCTGAAAACTTTCTCGGCTCTGGGTGCTTACGGCTGCAGTGTGATTACCGCGCTGACTGCCCAGAACACCCGGGGTGTTCAGGGAATCTTCGACGTTGACCCTGCCTTCATTAAACAGCAACTTGATTCGGTGCTGTCCGACCTTGATGTCAAAGCCGTGAAAGTCGGTATGCTCAGCCAACCGGAAGTGATTGAAACCGTTGCTGAACGTATTGAGCATTATCAGGTAAAGCGCCTGGTCGTTGATCCGGTGATGGTGGCTACCAGCGGTGACGCTCTGCTGCAACAGGACGCGATTCAAACCCTGAAAGAGGTTCTGATCCCGAAAGCCTCCCTGATTACCCCCAACCTGCCCGAAGCCGCTGTCCTGCTGGGTCAGGACAAACCGGAAAGCACTCAGCAGATGCTGGACATGATCGAGCCCCTGCTGAAGCTGGGCGCCAAAGCGGTTCTTCTGAAAGGTGGTCATCTGACCGGTAACCAGATAGAAAGAGGCAAAGCCGTAGACTTTTACCACGATGGTCAGTCTCTGCATCGTCTGGAATCGCCCTGGACTGAAACCGGCAACACCCATGGCACCGGCTGCACCCTGTCGTCTGCTATTACAGCTTTGATCGCTCAGGGCTTTAGCATGGGCGAAGCGGTTCAGGGCGGTAAAGAATACATCGCGGCAGCCATTGCCAAAGCAGACGATTTAAACATTGGACAGGGCCAGGGCCCGGTACACCACTTCTACCGGAACTGGTGA
- the dapF gene encoding diaminopimelate epimerase: MLLHFTKMHGLGNDFMVVDMVTQSVRLPPDKIRRLADRRFGVGFDQLLIVEPPTDPDMDFRYRIFNADGSEVEQCGNGARCFAKFVRDKRLIGRDTIQVQTAGGNIELIIHANGEVSVNMGVPRLQPEDIPFRAQEQRATYDLRIDGEEFEISAVSMGNPHAVIQVDDVNRTPVARLGSVMEKHGRFPKRCNVGFMQVLDQAEINLRVFERGVGETLACGTGACAAVVAGRLQGLLGDEVRVNLPGGTLNIHWSGEGHSVIMTGTATRVFEGQTRL, from the coding sequence ATGCTGTTACACTTTACAAAAATGCATGGACTGGGCAATGACTTTATGGTGGTTGATATGGTCACCCAGTCGGTGCGTTTGCCTCCGGACAAAATCCGTCGACTGGCAGACCGCCGTTTTGGTGTTGGCTTTGACCAGCTGTTGATTGTAGAGCCGCCGACTGATCCGGATATGGACTTTCGTTATCGTATTTTTAATGCCGATGGCAGCGAAGTGGAACAATGTGGCAATGGCGCCCGTTGTTTTGCCAAATTTGTGCGGGATAAAAGGCTGATTGGCCGCGACACGATTCAGGTGCAGACGGCGGGCGGGAATATTGAACTGATTATTCATGCCAATGGCGAAGTCTCAGTGAATATGGGGGTTCCCAGGCTGCAACCCGAAGATATTCCGTTCCGGGCGCAGGAACAGCGCGCTACTTACGACCTCCGTATTGACGGTGAGGAGTTTGAAATCAGTGCCGTTTCCATGGGCAATCCCCATGCGGTTATACAAGTAGACGACGTTAATCGTACGCCTGTGGCACGACTGGGTTCGGTGATGGAAAAACACGGTCGCTTCCCCAAACGTTGTAATGTCGGCTTTATGCAGGTTCTGGATCAGGCCGAGATCAACCTCAGGGTCTTTGAACGAGGGGTGGGTGAAACCCTTGCCTGCGGTACGGGTGCCTGTGCGGCGGTAGTCGCCGGACGTTTGCAGGGGCTTCTGGGTGACGAGGTTCGGGTCAACCTTCCGGGGGGGACACTGAACATCCATTGGTCGGGAGAAGGTCACTCGGTTATTATGACCGGAACGGCCACCCGAGTATTTGAAGGACAAACACGCTTATGA
- a CDS encoding ABC transporter permease, whose product MIRPLIVVLGLLLGWEALVQLLEIPGYILPGPTKVALSLHDNASLLWDNTLVTMTEMLLGLGLGVSFGVLLALLLVYFTNLRPWLLPLLLITQAIPVFALAPILMLWFGYGLASKVVMTILMIFFPVATCCYDGLRHTDKGWLEMSRTMGGNGFAILRYIRWPAALPALASGLRVAVVVAPIGAVVGEWVGSSAGLGYMMMQANARLWVDQMFAALVVLAICTVSLYFITDHLLKKWIPWQTETAR is encoded by the coding sequence ATGATACGCCCACTGATTGTTGTACTGGGATTGCTGCTGGGCTGGGAAGCTCTGGTTCAGTTACTGGAAATACCCGGTTATATCCTGCCCGGACCAACAAAGGTGGCCCTCAGCCTGCACGACAACGCCAGCCTGCTCTGGGATAACACGCTGGTCACCATGACTGAGATGCTGCTCGGTCTGGGTCTTGGCGTCAGCTTTGGTGTTCTGCTGGCTTTGCTGCTGGTCTATTTCACCAACCTGCGGCCATGGCTGCTGCCGTTACTGCTGATTACCCAGGCCATCCCGGTGTTTGCGCTGGCTCCCATTCTGATGCTCTGGTTTGGCTACGGGCTGGCCTCCAAGGTGGTGATGACCATCCTGATGATTTTCTTCCCGGTGGCTACCTGCTGCTATGACGGTTTGCGCCACACCGACAAAGGGTGGCTGGAAATGTCACGCACCATGGGCGGCAACGGTTTCGCCATTCTCCGTTACATTCGCTGGCCTGCGGCTCTGCCTGCCCTGGCGTCGGGTTTGCGGGTGGCGGTGGTGGTGGCTCCCATTGGTGCGGTCGTGGGGGAGTGGGTCGGTTCCAGTGCCGGACTGGGTTATATGATGATGCAGGCTAATGCCCGACTCTGGGTAGACCAGATGTTTGCAGCTCTGGTGGTTTTAGCCATCTGCACCGTCAGCCTGTATTTCATTACTGATCACTTACTGAAAAAGTGGATTCCCTGGCAAACGGAAACTGCCCGGTAA
- a CDS encoding ABC transporter substrate-binding protein, with amino-acid sequence MFKRLLSFMLIMLPILASAAPVEKTKDLTLMLEWFINPDHAPIIVAQQKGYFEQEGLNVTIQEPADPNLPPKLVAAGSADIAVYYQHSLNYAVDSGIPLVWAGTLVATPLDGLIVLEEGKIKNLEDMKGKTIGVSTNGNRKVLLDTLFKPHGFGYDDIKIVNVGWNLSSSLMTGRVDAIIGAYRNFELNELILSGSKGKMFYYEENGIPPYDELIFIANRDKHDKEAIRRFLRAVELGAQFIANNPDKSWEIFRDSNPRQLDNKLNKRAWFDTIPYLARRPAAKDTGRYQRVADFLYENKELKKPQKAEDLMISL; translated from the coding sequence GTGTTTAAACGACTGTTGTCATTCATGCTGATCATGTTGCCAATACTGGCAAGCGCAGCTCCGGTTGAGAAAACCAAAGACCTGACCCTGATGCTGGAGTGGTTTATCAACCCCGATCATGCCCCAATTATTGTGGCGCAGCAGAAGGGTTATTTTGAGCAGGAAGGCCTCAACGTCACCATTCAGGAGCCCGCTGACCCGAACCTGCCCCCCAAACTGGTGGCAGCAGGCAGTGCCGACATTGCAGTGTACTACCAGCACTCCCTGAATTATGCCGTAGATTCAGGGATTCCTCTGGTCTGGGCCGGCACTCTGGTGGCCACCCCTCTGGATGGGCTGATTGTTCTGGAAGAAGGCAAAATCAAAAACCTTGAAGACATGAAAGGCAAAACCATTGGTGTCAGCACCAACGGTAACCGCAAAGTACTGCTTGATACCCTGTTCAAACCTCATGGTTTTGGCTACGACGACATTAAAATTGTTAACGTTGGCTGGAACCTGTCGTCTTCACTGATGACCGGGCGGGTTGATGCCATCATCGGTGCATACCGTAACTTCGAGTTAAATGAACTGATTCTGTCGGGTAGTAAAGGCAAGATGTTCTATTACGAGGAGAATGGTATTCCACCTTACGATGAGCTGATTTTCATTGCCAACCGGGATAAGCACGATAAAGAAGCCATTCGTCGTTTTCTTCGTGCAGTTGAGCTGGGCGCACAGTTTATTGCCAACAACCCGGACAAAAGCTGGGAAATTTTCAGGGACTCCAATCCCCGCCAGCTGGATAATAAGCTGAATAAACGTGCGTGGTTTGACACCATTCCTTACCTGGCGCGTCGCCCTGCGGCAAAGGATACAGGTCGCTATCAGCGAGTAGCGGATTTTCTGTATGAAAACAAAGAACTGAAAAAGCCCCAAAAAGCAGAAGATTTGATGATCTCCCTGTAA
- a CDS encoding cupin domain-containing protein: MSTLTSKPGISIIKAGSVKMNDLSQLFNVTGLSGNMSEQTVTSDKNALSVGHFIMSPGEGFEYTYDSVEFKVITKGKIVIRDKDGKKYTAETGDIILFSPDVTVYFDGESDGEAVYIAHREHAEDFAPPK; this comes from the coding sequence ATGAGTACATTAACCAGCAAACCCGGTATATCCATCATCAAGGCCGGTTCAGTAAAAATGAACGACCTGAGTCAGTTGTTTAATGTTACGGGTTTGAGCGGCAACATGTCAGAGCAGACAGTAACGAGCGACAAAAATGCTTTGTCGGTAGGACATTTTATCATGAGTCCGGGGGAAGGGTTTGAGTATACGTACGACAGTGTTGAGTTCAAAGTGATCACAAAAGGCAAAATTGTTATTCGAGATAAAGACGGTAAAAAGTACACGGCAGAGACCGGGGATATCATCCTGTTCTCTCCGGACGTAACCGTTTATTTTGATGGGGAAAGCGATGGAGAAGCCGTTTATATCGCACACAGGGAGCATGCTGAGGACTTTGCTCCACCCAAATAA